A stretch of the Takifugu flavidus isolate HTHZ2018 chromosome 1, ASM371156v2, whole genome shotgun sequence genome encodes the following:
- the atoh1c gene encoding transcription factor 15 — protein MPPSRSLLAPYISVDREGGAGPVAPVVLHADIHALLQGSRAEERQEPSRIRRGCAHQDPPCAIVELRLGPPSDALHLQPDKCALERAQRRRRLAANARERKRMLGLNIAFDRLRSVIPNLESDKKLSKSETLQMAQIYIATLSELLQEGPCGLAAHPRAARPSGGPASSQGSTIVTEKDAVMEEQQRSYSEDMWQRTSGTK, from the coding sequence ATGCCCCCGAGCAGGAGCCTGCTTGCGCCCTATATCTCGGTGGACCGGGAGGGAGGAGCCGGCCCCGTGGCCCCGGTGGTTCTCCACGCCGACATCCACGCCCTGCTTCAGGGGAGCCGTGCAGAGGAGCGGCAGGAGCCGTCGCGCATCAGACGTGGCTGCGCCCACCAGGACCCCCCGTGCGCCATCGTGGAGCTCCGACTGGGCCCCCCCAGCGACGCGCTGCACCTCCAGCCGGATAAGTGCGCTCTGGAGCGGGCGCAGAGACGGCGCCGCCTCGCTGCCAACGCgcgggagaggaagaggatgctcGGCCTCAACATCGCCTTCGACCGGCTCCGGAGCGTCATCCCGAACCTGGAGAGTGACAAGAAGCTGTCCAAGTCCGAGACGCTGCAGATGGCGCAGATTTACATCGCAACGCTCagcgagctgctgcaggagggccCCTGCGGTTTGGCGGCTCACCCCCGGGCAGCGCGGCCCTCGGGGGGCCCCGCGTCCTCACAGGGCTCCACAATTGTGACGGAGAAGGAcgcagtgatggaggagcagcagaggagttACAGCGAGGACATGTGGCAGAGGACAAGTGGGACAAAGTGA